The following proteins come from a genomic window of Lolium rigidum isolate FL_2022 chromosome 5, APGP_CSIRO_Lrig_0.1, whole genome shotgun sequence:
- the LOC124657351 gene encoding 3-ketoacyl-CoA synthase 4-like translates to MEMVHKGRLLAAVHSLFSVATLLLCILAELCVFVLHRHASLYLLPVCAMLLLLLRRSGRRADINLVDFAYLKPPRRLRVTTPALLEHLRLIGCFDDGSVEFMSKVVEASGMCEETYFPPSLHRIPPSATHADAVHEAGALFFPTLDELFAKTGVPPSAVGALVVSCSGFCPAPSLASVIVNRYGMRGDVKAFSLSGMGCAAGVVGVDVARGVLSAHDGAVQYAVVVSAEIVTVGWYPGKDPSKLLLNCFFRTGCSAALLSNSNAVAVAPPSNYRLIALTRTNLAADDRGYASALREEDDEGITGFTISRSLAGVVRDLLRAHLPALGAEILPWQEKLRYAAALVQFHFNHRQSSSKKLPEEDDVHDAVPKPNFLTAAKHLCLPASGMPMIRMLAEGLGVGDREAEAALGTFQRFGNQSAASLWYQLAYHEAKGRVRRGDRVWQLGMGSGPKANSAVWERVAADGDGAAAPGADEGPWGDCIHRFPAREQPRAEFD, encoded by the coding sequence ATGGAGATGGTGCACAAAGGGCGCCTCCTCGCCGCGGTGCACAGCCTCTTCAGCGTGGCCACCCTGCTCCTCTGCATCCTGGCCGAGCTCTGCGTCTTCGTCCTCCACCGCCACGCTTCACTCTACCTCCTCCCCGTCTGCGcgatgctgctgctcctcctgcgcCGCTCCGGCCGACGCGCGGACATCAACCTGGTGGACTTCGCGTACCTGAAGCCACCCCGGCGGCTGCGCGTCACGACCCCGGCCCTCCTCGAGCACTTGCGCCTCATCGGCTGCTTCGACGACGGCAGCGTGGAGTTCATGTCGAAGGTCGTCGAGGCCAGCGGCATGTGCGAGGAGACCTACTTCCCGCCCTCGCTGCACCGCATCCCGCCGTCGGCCACGCACGCCGACGCCGTGCACGAGGCGGGGGCGCTCTTCTTCCCCACGCTCGACGAGCTGTTCGCCAAGACCGGcgtgccgccgtccgccgtggGCGCGCTCGTCGTCAGCTGCAGCGGGTTCTGCCCCGCGCCGTCGCTCGCGTCGGTGATCGTGAACCGGTACGGCATGCGCGGGGACGTGAAGGCGTTCAGCCTGTCCGGCATGGGGTGCGCCGCGGGCGTCGTGGGCGTGGACGTCGCGAGAGGCGTCTTGAGCGCGCACGACGGGGCAGTCCAGTACGCGGTCGTCGTCAGCGCCGAGATCGTCACGGTTGGGTGGTACCCTGGGAAGGATCCCAGCAAGCTGCTGCTGAACTGTTTCTTCCGCACCGGCTGCTCTGCCGCGCTGCTGTCGAACTCGAATGCCGTCGCGGTGGCACCGCCGTCCAACTACCGTCTCATCGCCCTGACACGTACTAATCTCGCGGCCGACGACCGCGGATACGCATCGGCGTTgagggaggaggacgacgaagggaTCACCGGGTTCACGATCagccggagcctcgccggcgtGGTGCGGGATCTCCTCCGCGCGCATCTCCCCGCCCTAGGCGCCGAAATCCTCCCGTGGCAAGAGAAGCTCCGGTACGCCGCGGCGCTCGTGCAGTTCCACTTCAATCACCGACAGAGCAGCAGCAAGAAGCTCCCCGAGGAAGACGATGTCCACGACGCTGTGCCGAAGCCGAACTTCCTCACGGCGGCGAAGCACCTTTGCCTGCCGGCGTCGGGGATGCCGATGATACGGATGCTGGCGGAGGGGCTGGGCGTCGGGGatagggaggcggaggcggcgctcgGGACGTTCCAGCGGTTCGGCAACCAGTCGGCGGCGTCGCTCTGGTACCAGCTCGCGTACCACGAGGCCAAGGGGCGGGTCCGCAGGGGCGACCGCGTGTGGCAGCTCGGCATGGGGAGCGGGCCCAAGGCGAACAGCGCCGTGtgggagcgcgtcgccgccgacgGTGACGGTGCGGCGGCGCCCGGCGCCGACGAGGGCCCGTGGGGTGACTGTATCCACCGCTTCCCGGCGAGAGAGCAGCCGCGCGCTGAATTCGATTGA
- the LOC124657352 gene encoding 3-ketoacyl-CoA synthase 4-like: MDVAHKDHLRAAFHGLLGAVALLLCVLAEALVFALQRSMTLYLVPVSAMLLLCRYRRRRAAGGSIGLVDFSCLKPPRRLRLPVAALIEHFNLIDCFDGGSIEFMANAIQSSGMGNETYFPPALHYLPPASTHAHAVQEAHMLFFPALDDLFAKTRVPPSAVGALVVNCSGFCPAPSLTAIIANRYRMRTDVKTFNLSGMGCSAGSVGVDVAAGVLRAHAMSYAVVVSAEILTVGWYFGKDHGKLLLNCNFRTGCSAVLVTNNMAAPLKYRLVNMTRTNTTANDRSYRAGYREEDDEGITGFTLGHGVGRMVSELLRAHLVKLSLSILPWREKARYTAALLVSMRRRGQDKLAGSSVSGAAPMPDFREAADHFCLPSSGKPMILRLGKGLGLGEREMEAALMAFHRFGNQSAAALWYQLAYLEAKGRVRKGDTVWQLGIGSGLKANSLVWERVAVADDVAGGRAGRNALGPWMDCIHQYPMWDT; the protein is encoded by the coding sequence ATGGACGTAGCTCACAAGGACCACCTGCGCGCGGCCTTCCATGGCCTCCTCGGCGCCGTGGCACTGCTCCTCTGCGTCCTCGCCGAGGCCCTCGTCTTTGCCTTGCAACGGAGCATGACGCTCTACCTCGTGCCGGTCTCCGCGATGCTGCTCCTCTGCCGctaccgccgccgtcgcgccgcgGGCGGCAGCATCGGGCTCGTCGACTTCTCCTGCCTCAAGCCGCCCCGCCGGCTTCGGCTCCCGGTGGCAGCGCTAATAGAGCACTTCAACCTCATCGACTGcttcgacggcggcagcatcGAGTTCATGGCAAACGCCATCCAGTCCAGCGGCATGGGCAACGAGACCTACTTCCCGCCCGCGCTGCACTACCTCCCGCCGGCGTCCACGCACGCGCACGCCGTCCAGGAGGCGCACATGCTCTTCTTCCCGGCCCTCGACGACCTCTTCGCCAAGACCCGCGTGCCGCCATCCGCCGTCGGCGCGCTCGTCGTCAACTGCAGCGGCTTCTGCCCGGCGCCGTCGCTCACGGCCATCATCGCCAACCGCTACCGGATGCGCACCGACGTCAAGACCTTCAACCTCTCAGGAATGGGCTGCAGCGCGGGCTCCGTCGGCGTGGACGTCGCGGCTGGCGTCCTGCGTGCGCACGCAATGTCGTACGCCGTCGTCGTCAGCGCCGAGATCCTCACCGTCGGGTGGTACTTCGGCAAGGACCACGGCAAGCTCCTCCTCAACTGCAACTTCCGCACAGGCTGCTCCGCCGTGCTCGTGACGAACAACATGGCGGCGCCGCTGAAGTACCGGCTCGTCAACATGACGCGCACGAACACGACGGCCAACGACCGGAGCTACCGCGCGGGGTAccgggaggaggacgacgagggcaTCACcggcttcacgctcggccatggcGTCGGCCGCATGGTCAGCGAGCTGCTGCGCGCGCACCTCGTCAAGCTCAGCCTCTCCATCCTGCCTTGGCGCGAGAAGGCGCGCTACACGGCCGCGTTGCTCGTGTCGATGCGGCGGCGAGGGCAAGACAAGCTCGCCGGCAGCAGTGTCTCCGGCGCGGCGCCGATGCCAGACTTCCGCGAGGCGGCGGACCACTTCTGCCTGCCGTCGTCGGGGAAGCCGATGATACTGCGACTGGGAAAGGGGCTCGGGCTGGGCGAGagggagatggaggcggcgctcATGGCGTTCCACCGGTTCGGGAACCAGTCCGCGGCGGCCTTGTGGTACCAGCTCGCGTACCTCGAGGCCAAGGGTCGGGTCCGGAAGGGCGACACGGTGTGGCAGCTCGGCATCGGGAGCGGGCTCAAGGCCAACAGCCTGGTGTGGGAgcgcgtcgccgtcgccgacgaCGTCGCCGGCGGGCGCGCCGGGAGGAACGCGCTGGGGCCGTGGATGGACTGCATCCACCAGTACCCGATGTGGGATACGTAG